The window ttAGTAGCTATTTTGTCGATGTTGGTATCAAGCATTGAGGcaactttcttttttcacaTGAAGCACTGCATAGAATGGCCTATTTATTGGTCTCCTTTTGATCACCGCGGCCACCATGGCCACCACGGCCACCactacaaaatatattgtCCACCACCACCTTCCCCTGAATACgaatcaccaccaccaccaccaccgcatccacacaaacataaacataaacataagccaccaccaccaccaccacatcCATACAAACACAAATCGCACAAACACAAATCACCACCAACAATAGAAGCTCCTTCTCCGGCACCAATGAACATTCCTCCGCCTACTCCGGCTCCCTTAGAAGCTCCTTCTCCATCACCAATAGCCATTCATCCTCCTCTGCCGCCTTCCCCAGCACCCATAGAAGCTCCTTCTCCGGCACCAACGAACATTCCTCCGCCTACAGAAGCGCCTACTCCGGTACCAATAGAAGCGCCTACTCCGGTACCAATAGAAGCGCCTTCTCCGGCACCCATAGAAGCGCCTTCTCCGGCACCCATAGAAGCGCCTTCTCCGGCACCCACTGCCATTCCTCCACCTACAGAAGCACCTTCTCCGTCACCTATAGAAGCGCCTACTCCAGCACCAATAGAAGCGCCTACTCCGGCACCCATAGAAGCTCCTTCTCCAGCACCTATACAAGCTTCTATTCCAACTCCGGCACCAATAGAAGCTCCTTCTCTGGCACCTATGGCGATTcatcctcctccgccgccgacAGAAGCACCTTCTCCGACTCCAgcttaaattaatttgcatCACTAATTATCCTTTTTCAGTTATGCACACTCCTATTATGCTTGCAACATTGTCAATTTACTAGCCTTTTCTTTGTTTAACAAGCATtactcaataaataaatttaacttgtttcaaaattatatttttaatatcatctATCGGTCTCCTGAAGCAaattacatgattttattcaaattttgttgcaaaaataaataaacaacaaataagTACTTATATTCGTACAGATGAACTAGTACTACGTACTGATTATAGtggagtactactacttaaaaaacatttattactagtactataaaatatgtacC is drawn from Salvia hispanica cultivar TCC Black 2014 chromosome 6, UniMelb_Shisp_WGS_1.0, whole genome shotgun sequence and contains these coding sequences:
- the LOC125197171 gene encoding vegetative cell wall protein gp1-like, whose translation is MKFKICVLLVAILSMLVSSIEATFFFHMKHCIEWPIYWSPFDHRGHHGHHGHHYKIYCPPPPSPEYESPPPPPPHPHKHKHKHKPPPPPPHPYKHKSHKHKSPPTIEAPSPAPMNIPPPTPAPLEAPSPSPIAIHPPLPPSPAPIEAPSPAPTNIPPPTEAPTPVPIEAPSPAPIEAPSPAPTAIPPPTEAPSPSPIEAPTPAPIEAPTPAPIEAPSPAPIQASIPTPAPIEAPSLAPMAIHPPPPPTEAPSPTPA